One stretch of Actinacidiphila sp. DG2A-62 DNA includes these proteins:
- a CDS encoding DUF742 domain-containing protein — protein MSADRRRSSPFVRPYAVTRGRTTARTDFALEALVSTTMLAWESGVRFFPEQQAICRLCMNLTSVAEISAVLTIPLQVTRVLVGDLAESGYVSVQQPAYTGGRPDVTLLERVLTGLRGL, from the coding sequence GTGAGTGCAGACCGCAGGCGCAGCTCGCCGTTCGTACGCCCCTACGCCGTCACCCGCGGCAGGACCACGGCGCGCACCGACTTCGCGCTGGAGGCCCTGGTCAGCACCACCATGCTCGCCTGGGAGAGCGGGGTGAGGTTCTTCCCCGAGCAGCAGGCGATCTGCCGGCTGTGCATGAACCTCACCTCGGTCGCCGAGATATCCGCGGTGCTCACCATCCCGCTCCAGGTCACCCGCGTGCTGGTGGGGGACCTGGCCGAGAGCGGCTACGTCAGCGTCCAGCAGCCGGCCTACACGGGCGGACGGCCGGACGTCACGCTGCTGGAACGGGTGCTCACCGGGCTGCGCGGCCTCTGA
- a CDS encoding class I SAM-dependent methyltransferase, translating into MPDPSPLAVSFGVAAQEYDRYRSGPPAQALDWLLPAGCRSVLDLGAGTGLLTRQLADRVEDVVAVEPDARMREVLTASCPGAAVLEGTAEAIPLPDRRVEAVTVSAAWHWMDPAAALPEIARVLTPGGTLGILYTRRDRRVPWLDGLDAFVHREMGTDDRVGALIRRMNDEPWLPRDAPFGETETHAVTWTAVMTAEEIVAMFGTYSRFITLPEERKRELAERIGAEVRATAPTRDGQVLMPMVCYCWRARRTAR; encoded by the coding sequence ATGCCTGACCCCTCGCCGCTCGCCGTGTCCTTCGGGGTCGCGGCGCAGGAGTACGACCGCTACCGCTCGGGGCCGCCCGCGCAGGCGCTGGACTGGCTGCTGCCGGCCGGCTGCCGTTCGGTGCTGGACCTGGGGGCCGGCACCGGGCTGCTGACCCGTCAGCTCGCCGACCGGGTCGAGGACGTCGTGGCGGTCGAGCCGGACGCCCGCATGCGGGAGGTGCTGACCGCTTCCTGTCCCGGGGCGGCGGTGCTGGAGGGGACCGCCGAGGCGATCCCGCTGCCGGACCGCCGGGTGGAGGCCGTCACGGTGTCCGCCGCGTGGCACTGGATGGACCCGGCCGCCGCGCTGCCGGAGATCGCGCGGGTGCTGACCCCGGGCGGCACGCTCGGCATCCTCTACACCCGCAGGGACCGGCGGGTGCCCTGGCTCGACGGCCTGGACGCCTTCGTGCACCGGGAGATGGGGACCGACGACCGGGTCGGCGCCCTGATCCGGCGGATGAACGACGAACCGTGGCTGCCCAGGGACGCGCCGTTCGGCGAGACCGAGACGCACGCGGTGACCTGGACGGCGGTGATGACCGCCGAGGAGATCGTCGCGATGTTCGGCACCTACAGCAGGTTCATCACGCTGCCGGAGGAGCGGAAGCGGGAGCTGGCCGAACGCATCGGCGCGGAGGTCCGCGCCACCGCGCCGACCCGGGACGGCCAGGTCCTGATGCCCATGGTCTGCTACTGCTGGCGGGCCCGGCGCACCGCCCGCTGA
- a CDS encoding carotenoid oxygenase family protein yields the protein MLRGGAVAAAGGFAALRGGSAWAAGGGPAAGRAAAPGGGPAAATNRFPFLRGAFAPATEEVTAFDLPVTGRIPRELNGRYLRNGPNVLGLEDPRAHHWMLGQGMVHGVRLRDGRAEWYRNRWVRSSDVAAKLGEPYRGPVPDNDFAANTHVVPYKGRVLACQESGPMPYQLDEELNTVGAFDFGGSLKDAFTAHTKYDAEADELHAITYYPTWDHVRHLVVDHTGTVARTTRIPVADSPMMHDFALTERYVVVFDTPVTFDMAAAEAGAMVPYVWNDRHPSRVGVMPRAGGPVRWFEGDPSTYYSHTLNAYDDGRTVVVDFAGMPAPFFAAGRGSDGPTATGTPYLERWTIDLEHGRLRTRRIDDRPQEFPRVREGLVAHRHRYGYAACAGEMWRAYETVDGVPPDRNFGDALIKHDLLRGTTQVHRFPRNSPAGEAVFVPRDPDGDQWRPGHGPHGGADPRRGAEDDGYALAYVHNPDRGASDLVVLAAQDFTAPPLARVHLPGRVPLGFHGSWVRDV from the coding sequence ATGCTGCGCGGCGGCGCGGTCGCCGCGGCCGGCGGCTTCGCGGCGCTGCGCGGCGGCTCCGCGTGGGCGGCCGGCGGCGGGCCGGCCGCGGGCCGCGCCGCCGCGCCGGGCGGCGGGCCGGCCGCCGCGACGAACCGGTTCCCCTTCCTGCGGGGGGCGTTCGCCCCGGCGACCGAGGAGGTCACCGCGTTCGACCTGCCGGTGACCGGTCGGATCCCGCGCGAGCTGAACGGCCGCTACCTGCGCAACGGCCCCAACGTGCTGGGCCTTGAGGACCCCCGCGCCCACCACTGGATGCTCGGCCAGGGCATGGTGCACGGCGTCCGGCTGCGCGACGGCCGCGCCGAGTGGTACCGCAACCGCTGGGTGCGCTCCTCCGACGTGGCCGCGAAGCTCGGCGAGCCGTACCGGGGGCCGGTCCCGGACAACGACTTCGCGGCCAACACCCACGTCGTCCCGTACAAGGGCCGGGTGCTCGCCTGCCAGGAGAGCGGCCCGATGCCGTACCAACTGGACGAGGAGCTGAACACGGTCGGCGCGTTCGACTTCGGCGGCTCGCTGAAGGACGCGTTCACCGCGCACACCAAGTACGACGCGGAGGCCGACGAGCTGCACGCGATCACGTACTACCCGACCTGGGACCACGTCCGGCACCTGGTGGTCGACCACACCGGCACGGTGGCCAGGACCACCCGCATTCCGGTCGCGGACAGTCCGATGATGCACGACTTCGCGCTGACCGAGCGGTACGTCGTGGTCTTCGACACCCCGGTCACCTTCGACATGGCGGCGGCCGAGGCCGGCGCCATGGTGCCGTACGTGTGGAACGACCGGCACCCCTCGCGGGTCGGCGTGATGCCGCGCGCGGGCGGCCCGGTCCGCTGGTTCGAGGGCGACCCCTCGACGTACTACTCGCACACCCTGAACGCCTACGACGACGGCCGGACCGTGGTGGTGGACTTCGCCGGCATGCCGGCGCCGTTCTTCGCCGCCGGACGCGGCAGCGACGGCCCGACCGCGACCGGCACGCCGTACCTGGAGCGGTGGACCATCGACCTGGAGCACGGGCGGCTGCGCACCCGGCGGATCGACGACCGGCCGCAGGAGTTCCCGCGCGTCCGCGAGGGGCTGGTCGCCCACCGGCACCGCTACGGCTACGCGGCGTGCGCCGGCGAGATGTGGCGCGCCTACGAGACGGTGGACGGCGTCCCGCCGGACCGGAACTTCGGCGACGCCCTGATCAAGCACGACCTGCTGCGCGGCACCACGCAGGTGCACCGCTTCCCGAGGAACTCACCGGCCGGCGAGGCGGTGTTCGTGCCGCGCGACCCGGACGGCGACCAGTGGCGCCCCGGACACGGCCCGCACGGCGGCGCCGATCCCCGCCGCGGCGCGGAGGACGACGGCTACGCGCTGGCGTACGTCCACAATCCGGACCGCGGCGCGTCGGACCTGGTCGTCCTGGCCGCCCAGGACTTCACCGCGCCGCCGCTGGCCCGCGTCCATCTGCCGGGCCGGGTGCCGCTGGGCTTCCACGGCAGCTGGGTCCGCGACGTGTGA
- a CDS encoding NAD(P)H-binding protein encodes MRTVIAGGHGQIALRLERRLAARGDEAVGLIRDPAQAADLRAVGAEPVVLDLESASVDEVAAVLRGADAAVFAAGAGPGSGAERKITVDRDAAVLLADAAERAGVRRFLIVSSMGADADATHSDEVFQAYLRAKGAADDAIRARDALDWTVLRPGALTDVPGTSRVRLAAATGRGSVPREDVAAVLAALLTAPETAGLTLELVSGDTSVEDAVAHAPTP; translated from the coding sequence ATGCGTACGGTGATTGCTGGTGGACACGGGCAGATCGCGCTGCGGCTGGAGCGGCGGCTGGCGGCGCGCGGCGACGAGGCGGTGGGCCTGATCCGCGATCCGGCCCAGGCCGCGGACCTGCGGGCGGTCGGCGCGGAACCGGTCGTGCTGGACCTGGAGTCGGCGTCGGTGGACGAGGTGGCCGCGGTGCTGCGCGGCGCGGACGCCGCGGTGTTCGCGGCGGGCGCGGGGCCGGGCAGCGGCGCGGAACGCAAGATCACGGTGGACCGCGACGCGGCCGTGCTGCTCGCGGACGCGGCCGAACGCGCCGGCGTGCGCCGCTTCCTGATCGTCTCCTCGATGGGCGCGGACGCCGACGCGACGCACTCCGACGAGGTGTTCCAGGCGTATCTGCGGGCCAAGGGCGCCGCCGACGACGCGATCCGCGCGCGCGACGCGCTGGACTGGACGGTGCTGCGGCCGGGCGCGCTCACCGACGTGCCCGGGACCTCCCGGGTGCGGCTGGCCGCCGCCACCGGCCGCGGCTCGGTGCCGCGCGAGGACGTCGCGGCCGTCCTCGCCGCGCTGCTGACCGCGCCCGAGACCGCCGGCCTCACCCTCGAACTCGTCTCCGGCGACACCTCGGTGGAGGACGCGGTCGCCCACGCGCCGACGCCGTAG
- a CDS encoding amidohydrolase family protein, whose product MSDAPHDSSHDSHGSHGSHGSHRDAAQAASLLLCGARLTDGRTVDVRLSGARIEAVGTAGSLAEGARIDLRGYLLLPAPAEPHAHLDQALTAGGPPAGDAEDVQRRVTEAALLQLGHGATAVRTHVRIGGVQGLHALEAVLRAARTLTGLVEVQPVAAPRLLTGVAGADGYAMLRDALKMGAAVAGGCPDLDPDPSGYAEAVLSLAAEFGVPVDLHTAAGDPARLARLAAMAGGMRPGVTLGPCHGLAALPPEAVAAAAERLAAAGVSVAALPQGGCGALERGGVAPVRALRAAGVRVCAGSGSLADLANPVGRGDPLEAAFLLASHGHCDAGAAYEAVAAQSRAVLGLPRVRVEAGFPAELLAVRGDSVEGVLSHAYSRLVIHRGRVVSRTSAVREYCDSAGSAPLDLPRQSSPRQT is encoded by the coding sequence ATGTCCGACGCCCCGCACGACAGCTCCCACGACTCCCACGGCTCACACGGCTCGCACGGCTCCCACCGCGACGCCGCCCAGGCCGCCTCCCTGCTGCTGTGCGGGGCCCGGCTGACCGACGGCAGAACCGTCGACGTACGGCTGAGCGGCGCGCGGATCGAGGCGGTGGGCACGGCGGGCAGCCTCGCCGAGGGCGCCCGGATCGACCTGCGCGGCTATCTGCTGCTGCCCGCGCCCGCGGAGCCGCACGCCCACCTGGACCAGGCGCTGACCGCGGGCGGTCCGCCGGCCGGCGACGCGGAGGACGTGCAGCGCCGCGTCACCGAGGCCGCGCTGCTGCAACTGGGCCACGGCGCGACCGCGGTGCGCACCCATGTGCGGATCGGCGGGGTGCAGGGCCTGCACGCGCTGGAGGCGGTGCTGCGGGCGGCCAGGACGCTGACCGGTCTGGTCGAGGTGCAGCCGGTCGCCGCGCCGCGGCTGCTGACCGGCGTGGCCGGCGCGGACGGGTACGCGATGCTGCGCGACGCGCTGAAGATGGGCGCGGCGGTGGCCGGCGGCTGCCCGGACCTGGACCCGGACCCGAGCGGCTACGCGGAGGCGGTGCTGTCGCTGGCCGCGGAGTTCGGCGTGCCGGTGGACCTGCACACCGCGGCCGGCGACCCGGCCCGGCTGGCGCGGCTGGCCGCGATGGCCGGCGGGATGCGGCCCGGCGTGACGCTCGGCCCGTGCCACGGCCTGGCGGCGCTGCCGCCCGAGGCGGTGGCCGCGGCGGCGGAGCGGCTGGCCGCCGCGGGCGTCTCGGTCGCGGCGCTGCCGCAGGGCGGCTGCGGTGCGCTGGAGCGCGGCGGGGTCGCGCCGGTGCGGGCGCTGCGCGCGGCCGGGGTACGGGTGTGCGCCGGCAGCGGCTCGCTCGCCGACCTCGCCAACCCGGTGGGCCGCGGCGACCCCCTGGAGGCGGCCTTCCTGCTGGCCTCCCACGGGCACTGCGACGCCGGCGCCGCGTACGAGGCGGTCGCCGCGCAGTCCCGCGCGGTGCTGGGCCTGCCGCGGGTCCGGGTCGAGGCCGGCTTCCCCGCGGAACTGCTCGCGGTGCGCGGCGACAGCGTCGAGGGCGTCCTCTCCCACGCGTACAGCCGCCTGGTCATCCACCGGGGCCGCGTCGTCTCGCGCACCAGCGCGGTCCGCGAGTACTGCGACTCCGCCGGCAGCGCGCCCCTGGACCTGCCCCGGCAGTCCTCGCCGCGCCAGACCTGA
- the rpmG gene encoding 50S ribosomal protein L33 — MAATDVRPKITLACVECKERNYITKKNRRNDPDRLEMKKHCPRCNAHTAHRETR; from the coding sequence GTGGCCGCCACCGACGTCCGCCCGAAGATCACGCTGGCCTGCGTGGAGTGCAAGGAGCGGAACTACATCACCAAGAAGAACCGGCGCAACGACCCGGACCGTCTTGAGATGAAGAAGCACTGCCCGCGATGCAACGCGCACACCGCGCACCGCGAGACCCGCTGA
- a CDS encoding MaoC family dehydratase, with translation MAAAIAYDDVEVGAELPAASFPVTRATLVQYAGASGDFNPIHWNERFAREVGLPDVIAHGMFTMASAARVVTDWVGDPGAVVEYAVRFTKPVVVPDDDKGAVIEVTAKVAAKLEDHRVRVDLTATSAGQKVLGMARAVVRLG, from the coding sequence ATGGCCGCGGCGATCGCCTACGACGACGTGGAGGTCGGCGCCGAACTGCCGGCCGCCTCCTTCCCGGTCACCCGCGCGACGCTGGTGCAGTACGCGGGCGCCTCCGGGGACTTCAACCCGATTCACTGGAACGAGCGATTCGCCCGCGAGGTCGGACTGCCCGACGTGATCGCCCACGGGATGTTCACCATGGCGTCCGCGGCGCGCGTGGTCACCGACTGGGTCGGCGACCCGGGCGCGGTGGTCGAGTACGCCGTGCGCTTCACCAAGCCGGTCGTGGTTCCGGACGACGACAAGGGCGCGGTGATCGAGGTGACCGCGAAGGTCGCCGCCAAGCTGGAGGACCACCGGGTCAGGGTCGACCTGACCGCGACCTCCGCCGGCCAGAAGGTGCTGGGCATGGCCCGCGCGGTGGTGCGGCTCGGCTGA
- a CDS encoding DHA2 family efflux MFS transporter permease subunit produces the protein MAALDNLVVTTALPSIRADLGGALSDLEWTVSAYTLTFAVLLMFGAALGDRFGRRRLFLGGLALFTAASAAAAMAPGIGELIAARAVQGVGAAVMMPLTLTLLTAAVPAERRGMAYGIWGGVNGLAVASGPLIGGSLTEHVSWHWIFWLNVPLGLLLLPAARLRLAESRADDARLDARGTALISLGLFGIVYALVSETGHGWTSARVLAGLIGGAVLVGAFVRHGMTAQRPMLPMRMFRNRGFTAVNAASLLMFTGMFGSIFLLSQFLQNVVGYGPTEAGLRMLPWTGMPMIAAPIAGALSDRIGGRPVAATGLALQAFGLGWFAAVVSTDVSYTVQLPGLIAGGIGMGLFFAPATNLFMSAVRPEEQGIASGTNNALREIGGALGIAVLGSVFAARGGYGSGAQFVDGLVPALWIGAAVVAAACVAALLYPRRRAAADGGATAEAAGTPAADGRTLERVG, from the coding sequence ATGGCCGCCCTGGACAACCTGGTCGTCACCACCGCCCTGCCGTCCATCCGCGCCGACCTCGGCGGCGCGCTGTCGGACCTGGAGTGGACGGTCAGCGCCTACACCCTCACCTTCGCCGTGCTGCTGATGTTCGGCGCGGCGCTCGGCGACCGCTTCGGCCGCCGCCGGCTCTTCCTCGGCGGGCTCGCGCTGTTCACCGCCGCGTCCGCCGCCGCCGCGATGGCGCCCGGCATCGGCGAGCTGATCGCGGCCCGCGCGGTGCAGGGCGTCGGCGCCGCGGTGATGATGCCGCTCACCCTGACCCTGCTGACCGCCGCGGTCCCGGCCGAGCGGCGCGGGATGGCGTACGGGATCTGGGGCGGCGTCAACGGCCTCGCGGTCGCCAGCGGCCCGCTGATCGGCGGCAGCCTGACCGAACACGTCTCCTGGCACTGGATCTTCTGGCTGAACGTCCCGCTCGGCCTCCTGCTGCTGCCCGCCGCCCGGCTGCGGCTGGCCGAGTCCCGCGCCGACGACGCCCGGCTCGACGCCCGCGGCACCGCGCTGATCAGCCTCGGGCTGTTCGGCATCGTCTACGCGCTGGTCAGCGAGACCGGGCACGGCTGGACCAGCGCGCGGGTGCTGGCCGGGCTGATCGGCGGCGCGGTGCTGGTCGGCGCGTTCGTCCGGCACGGGATGACCGCGCAGCGGCCGATGCTGCCGATGCGGATGTTCCGCAACCGCGGCTTCACGGCGGTCAACGCGGCCAGCCTGCTGATGTTCACCGGCATGTTCGGGTCGATCTTCCTGCTCAGCCAGTTCCTGCAGAACGTGGTGGGCTACGGACCGACCGAGGCGGGCCTGCGGATGCTGCCGTGGACCGGGATGCCGATGATCGCCGCGCCGATCGCCGGCGCGCTCTCCGACCGGATCGGCGGCCGTCCGGTCGCGGCCACGGGACTCGCGCTCCAGGCGTTCGGCCTGGGCTGGTTCGCCGCGGTGGTCTCCACCGACGTCTCCTACACCGTGCAGCTCCCCGGGCTGATCGCCGGCGGCATCGGCATGGGCCTGTTCTTCGCGCCGGCCACCAACCTCTTCATGTCCGCGGTGCGGCCCGAGGAGCAGGGCATCGCCTCCGGCACCAACAACGCGCTGCGCGAGATCGGCGGCGCGCTCGGCATCGCGGTGCTCGGCTCGGTTTTCGCCGCGCGCGGCGGCTACGGCTCCGGCGCGCAGTTCGTCGACGGGCTCGTCCCCGCGCTGTGGATCGGCGCGGCCGTCGTCGCCGCGGCGTGCGTCGCGGCGCTGCTCTATCCGCGGCGGCGCGCCGCCGCGGACGGCGGGGCGACGGCGGAGGCCGCCGGCACCCCGGCGGCGGACGGCCGCACCCTGGAGCGGGTGGGCTGA
- a CDS encoding UDP-N-acetylmuramate dehydrogenase has product MHVMEDVPLAPFTTLRLGGPAARLVTAVTDAELIEAVRAADARGEPVLLVGGGSNLVIGDDGFDGTAVVIATRGVRLAGRTLEAAAGENWTEVVAETVRAGLAGIECLAGIPGSAGATPIQNVGAYGQEVSSTITEVVAYDRAAGETVTLPGAECGFAYRTSRFKQEPERYVVLRVRFGLEDAGGLSGPVKYAETARALGVEPGDRVPLAKARETVLALRAGKGMVLDAEDHDTWSAGSFFTNPVLGAEAYAAFLDRARERLGAQAAPPAYPEPGERTKLSAAWLIDRAGFTKGYGRGPARISTKHTLALTNRGGATTRDLLALAREVREGVAEAFGVTLVNEPVMVGVAL; this is encoded by the coding sequence GTGCACGTAATGGAAGACGTTCCGCTCGCCCCGTTCACCACCCTCCGTCTCGGCGGTCCCGCGGCGCGCCTGGTGACCGCGGTCACCGACGCCGAGCTGATCGAGGCGGTCCGCGCCGCCGACGCCCGCGGGGAGCCGGTGCTGCTGGTCGGCGGCGGGAGCAACCTCGTGATCGGCGACGACGGCTTCGACGGCACCGCCGTGGTGATCGCCACCCGCGGCGTGCGCCTGGCCGGCCGCACGCTGGAGGCCGCGGCCGGCGAGAACTGGACCGAGGTGGTCGCCGAGACGGTCAGGGCGGGCCTGGCCGGGATCGAGTGCCTGGCCGGCATCCCCGGCTCGGCCGGCGCCACGCCGATCCAGAACGTCGGCGCGTACGGCCAGGAGGTCTCCAGCACGATCACCGAGGTCGTCGCGTACGACAGGGCGGCCGGCGAGACCGTGACGCTGCCCGGCGCCGAGTGCGGCTTCGCCTACCGCACCAGCCGCTTCAAGCAGGAGCCGGAGCGGTACGTGGTGCTGCGGGTGCGCTTCGGGCTGGAGGACGCGGGCGGGCTGTCCGGGCCGGTGAAGTACGCGGAGACCGCGCGGGCGCTGGGCGTCGAGCCCGGCGACCGGGTGCCGCTGGCCAAGGCGCGCGAGACGGTGCTGGCGCTGCGCGCGGGCAAGGGCATGGTGCTCGACGCGGAGGACCACGACACGTGGTCGGCCGGGTCGTTCTTCACCAACCCGGTGCTCGGCGCGGAGGCGTACGCCGCCTTCCTGGACCGGGCGCGCGAGCGGCTCGGCGCGCAGGCGGCGCCGCCGGCGTACCCGGAGCCGGGGGAGCGGACCAAGCTCTCCGCGGCCTGGCTGATCGACCGGGCCGGCTTCACCAAGGGCTACGGCCGGGGCCCGGCGCGCATCTCCACCAAGCACACGCTCGCGCTGACCAACCGCGGCGGAGCGACCACGCGCGATCTGCTGGCGCTCGCCCGCGAGGTCCGCGAGGGCGTCGCCGAGGCGTTCGGCGTCACGCTCGTCAACGAGCCGGTCATGGTCGGCGTAGCCCTTTAG
- a CDS encoding adenosine deaminase, producing the protein MAREVRRLPKAHLHLHFTGSMRPATLLELADRHGVRLPEALTSGTPPKLHATDERGWFRFQRLYDIARSCLRTPEDIQRLVREAAQEDVADGSGWLEIQVDPTSYAPRLGGLIPTMEIILDAVDAASRETGLGMAVVVAANRMKHPLDARTLARLAVRYADRGVVGFGLSNDERRGLARDFDRAFAIARDGGLLAAPHGGELAGPSSVRDCLDDLHAQRVGHGVRAAEDPRLLRRLAESGVTCEVCPASNVALGVYDKPEDVPLRTLYEAGVPVALGADDPLLFGSRLAAQYDIARTAHAFTDAELAELARQSVRASRAPEDIRTRMLAGIDAWLAGES; encoded by the coding sequence ATGGCACGCGAAGTACGTCGGCTCCCCAAAGCGCATCTGCACCTGCACTTCACCGGGTCCATGCGGCCCGCCACCCTGCTGGAGCTGGCCGACCGGCACGGCGTCCGGCTGCCCGAGGCGCTGACCTCCGGCACGCCCCCGAAGCTGCACGCCACCGACGAGCGCGGCTGGTTCCGCTTCCAGCGGCTCTACGACATCGCGCGCTCGTGCCTGCGCACGCCGGAGGACATCCAGCGGCTGGTGCGCGAGGCAGCGCAGGAGGACGTCGCGGACGGCTCCGGCTGGCTGGAGATCCAGGTCGACCCGACCTCGTACGCGCCCCGGCTCGGCGGGCTGATCCCGACCATGGAGATCATCCTGGACGCGGTCGACGCGGCCTCGCGCGAGACCGGGCTCGGCATGGCCGTGGTGGTCGCCGCCAACCGCATGAAGCACCCGCTGGACGCCCGCACCCTGGCCCGGCTCGCGGTCCGCTACGCCGACCGCGGCGTGGTCGGCTTCGGGCTGTCCAACGACGAGCGCCGGGGCCTGGCCCGGGACTTCGACCGGGCCTTCGCCATCGCGCGCGACGGCGGGCTGCTGGCCGCCCCGCACGGCGGCGAGCTGGCCGGGCCGTCCAGCGTCCGCGACTGTCTGGACGACCTGCACGCGCAGCGGGTCGGCCACGGTGTGCGGGCCGCCGAGGACCCGCGGCTGCTGCGCCGCCTCGCCGAGTCCGGCGTGACCTGCGAGGTCTGCCCGGCGTCCAACGTGGCCCTCGGCGTCTACGACAAGCCGGAGGACGTGCCGCTGCGCACCCTGTACGAGGCGGGCGTGCCGGTGGCGCTCGGCGCCGACGACCCGCTGCTCTTCGGCTCCCGCCTGGCCGCGCAGTACGACATCGCCCGCACCGCCCACGCCTTCACCGACGCCGAACTGGCCGAGCTGGCCCGCCAGTCCGTCCGCGCCTCCCGCGCGCCCGAGGACATCAGGACAAGGATGCTGGCGGGCATCGACGCGTGGCTGGCCGGGGAGTCCTGA
- a CDS encoding pyridoxal phosphate-dependent aminotransferase, translating to MSAATPSATPSGTTPAAAPATPSGTPGERRVSARVGAISESATLAVDAKAKALKAAGRPVIGFGAGEPDFPTPDYIVEAAVEACRTPKYHRYTPAGGLPELKAAIAAKTLRDSGYEVDASQVLVTNGGKQAIYEAFAAILDPGDEVIVPAPYWTTYPESIRLAGGVPVEVVADETTGYRVSVEQLEAARTERTKVLLFVSPSNPTGAVYSEADSEAIGRWAVEHGLWVLTDEIYEHLVYGDATFTSLPAIVPELRDRCVVVNGVAKTYAMTGWRVGWIVGPKDVVKAATNLQSHATSNVSNVAQVAALAAVTGDLDAVAQMRTAFDRRRQTIVRMLNEIPGVVCPVPEGAFYAYPSVKALLGKEIRGKRPATSVDLAALILDEAEVAVVPGEAFGTPGYLRLSYALGDEDLVEGVSRLQKLLGEAAD from the coding sequence ATGAGCGCAGCAACCCCCTCAGCCACCCCCTCAGGAACCACCCCGGCAGCCGCCCCCGCGACCCCGTCCGGCACGCCGGGCGAGCGCCGCGTGTCGGCCCGCGTCGGGGCGATCTCGGAGTCCGCGACGCTGGCCGTCGACGCCAAGGCCAAGGCCCTCAAGGCGGCCGGCCGCCCGGTGATCGGCTTCGGCGCCGGCGAGCCGGACTTCCCGACGCCCGACTACATCGTCGAGGCCGCCGTCGAGGCCTGCCGCACCCCGAAGTACCACCGCTACACGCCGGCCGGCGGGCTGCCCGAGCTGAAGGCCGCGATCGCCGCCAAGACGCTCCGCGACTCCGGCTACGAGGTGGACGCCTCCCAGGTGCTGGTCACCAACGGCGGCAAGCAGGCGATCTACGAGGCCTTCGCCGCGATCCTCGACCCGGGCGACGAGGTGATCGTGCCCGCGCCGTACTGGACCACCTACCCCGAGTCGATCCGGCTGGCCGGCGGCGTGCCGGTCGAGGTGGTCGCCGACGAGACGACCGGCTACCGGGTCTCGGTCGAGCAGCTGGAGGCGGCCCGCACCGAGCGCACCAAGGTGCTGCTGTTCGTCTCGCCGTCCAACCCGACCGGCGCGGTCTACTCCGAGGCCGACTCCGAGGCGATCGGCCGCTGGGCGGTCGAGCACGGCCTGTGGGTGCTCACCGACGAGATCTACGAGCACCTGGTCTACGGTGACGCGACCTTCACCTCGCTGCCGGCCATCGTGCCCGAGCTGCGCGACCGGTGCGTGGTGGTCAACGGCGTCGCCAAGACGTACGCCATGACCGGCTGGCGGGTGGGCTGGATCGTCGGTCCGAAGGACGTCGTCAAGGCCGCGACCAACCTGCAGTCGCACGCCACCTCCAACGTCTCCAACGTCGCCCAGGTCGCCGCGCTGGCCGCCGTCACCGGCGACCTGGACGCGGTCGCGCAGATGCGCACCGCCTTCGACCGCCGCCGCCAGACCATCGTGCGGATGCTCAACGAGATCCCGGGCGTGGTCTGCCCGGTGCCCGAGGGCGCCTTCTACGCCTACCCGTCGGTGAAGGCGCTGCTCGGCAAGGAGATCCGCGGCAAGCGCCCGGCCACGTCCGTGGACCTGGCCGCGCTGATCCTGGACGAGGCCGAGGTCGCGGTCGTCCCCGGCGAGGCCTTCGGCACCCCCGGCTACCTGCGGCTGTCCTACGCGCTGGGCGACGAGGACCTGGTCGAGGGCGTCTCGCGGCTGCAGAAGCTGCTGGGCGAGGCAGCCGACTGA
- the secE gene encoding preprotein translocase subunit SecE gives MTEITDSIDVPEPGTTQDDKETDRKPRRGGKRGKKGPLGRLALFYRQIVAELRKVVWPNRNDLMTYTTVVIVFVVVVIAFVSVVDWGFSKLVSYVFG, from the coding sequence GTGACCGAGATCACGGACTCCATCGACGTCCCTGAGCCTGGCACGACTCAGGATGACAAGGAGACCGACAGGAAGCCCCGCCGCGGCGGCAAGCGCGGAAAGAAGGGCCCTCTCGGTCGTCTCGCTCTCTTCTACCGCCAGATCGTGGCGGAACTGCGGAAGGTCGTCTGGCCGAACCGCAACGACCTGATGACGTACACCACCGTGGTGATTGTGTTCGTTGTCGTCGTCATCGCCTTCGTAAGCGTGGTTGACTGGGGTTTCTCGAAGCTCGTCTCGTACGTCTTCGGCTGA